Genomic window (Saccharothrix australiensis):
GCGCGCGTCGGGTGCTCGCCGAACTCGACCGACGCCACCTCCTGGAACCGGTCTCCCCCACCGGCTTCGGGTTCCACCACCTCACGCACGCGTACGCCGGGGAGCGGGCGCACCTGTCCGACACACCGGCCCACCGGTCCGCGACCGTGCGCGCCCTGCTCAACCACCTGCTCCACGCCGCGAACCGCGCGGACCGGCTGATCAACGACCACCGCCGCCCGGTGGACCTCGAACCGTGCGCGCGGCCGGACCTGCTGGTCGACCCCGCCGACCGCGCGGAGGCCATCGCGTGGTTCGCGGCCGAGTACGACAACGTGCTCGCCGCCGCCTGCGCCGCCGCGGCGGACGACCTCCACCCGTACACCTGGCAGCTGCCGTGGGTGCTCTCGAACTTCGCCTACCTGACCGCGCGCTGGCAGGACTGGATCGACACCCACGTGCGCGCCGTGGCCGCGACGCGCCGACTCGGCGAGCGGGCGGTCGAGGCGCGGCTGCTCCAGTCCCTGGCCCGCGCGGAGAGCGAGAGCGGCGCGCACGCCGACGCCGTCGGGCACTACCGGGCGGCGCTGGACCTCCTGGCCGGGTCGGACGACGTCGGGGGACGCGCGAACGCGTTGAACGGCCTCGGCGGCGTCCTGCTGCGCGGCGGCGCGCACGCGCGGGCCTCGGAGGCGGCGCGCCAGGCGCTCGACCTCTACGCGGCGCTGGGTGACGAGACCGGTGTCGCTAGCACGCACGGCCTCCTCGGCCGGGTGAGCCTCGCCGCCGGGCGACCGGCGGACGCGGCACGCCACCACGGGCTGGCCCGCGACTGGTACGAGCGGTCCGGCAACCTGTACGGCCTCGCGCACACGGCCGACTGCCTGGCCGGGCTGGACCTCGCGGCCGGTGATCGCGCACGCGCGGCGCGCCACCTGCGCACGGCGGTCGAGCTGCACCACCGGGTCGGCGACCTGCGCCACGCGACCGCGTCGTGCCGGAAACTGCGGGCGCTGCTGCTGTCGGGGCCCCTGCCGGCGGCCGTGGCGCACCGCCTGGACCGGGCCGTCGCCCTGCTGGAGGACCGCGCGCCGACCACCCTCGCGGACCTGCTCGCGCTGATCGCCGTGCCGGGCGGGGAGGAGTGAGCCGCCTGCCGAGCGGGTGCCGGGATCGCGTGCCCGGCGGCGGATCGACCCTCGTGGGCAGGCCCGCGACCGGCCGATCGGGGCCAGGGCCATCCGTTCGCCGCAGCGAAGGCATCCGGCGGTGGGCGTGGCCGGCCACCCGGTTCCCCGGACAGGGTGACGTGGCGGCGTGAACGGTTGAACCCCGGTGCGGGACCTGGTCCCACCGGTGCCGCGCCGCGACGATCGAGCCGCCCGGCACGCACGCGGTGACACCGATCGGAGTGGACATGACCCACGCCCCTGCCCAGATCCCGGCTTCCGTCGAGCAGGTGGTCCAGCGGATGAAGACCATCGACGAGCAGCTGGACCCGTGCGACGGCGTCGCGTGCTTCAACCGGATGTACCTGCGGGTCACCGAGCTGGTCGGGCAGCACATCGTGGAGGGGTTCTTCGAGGACCCGGTGTTCCTGGAGCGGATGGACGTCCTGTTCGCGGGCCTGTACTTCAAGGCGGTCGACGCCGCCGTGGCGGGCGAGGAGCCGCCCGTGCCGTGGAAGCCGCTGTTCGACGCGCGGGACGACCGCACCGTCTGGCCCCTCCAGTTCGCGCTGGCCGGGATGAACGCGCACATCAACCACGACCTGGCGCTCGCCGTCATCGCCACCTGCCAGGAGCGCGGCACCACGCCGCTGACCAAGCCGGTCCACGCGGACTACCTGCGGGTGAACGAACTGCTGTCACGCGCGGAAGCCGAGGTGCGCGCCGAGTACGAGCCGCAACTGCTCTCGCTGGCGACCGCCGACGCCGAACAGCTCAAGCACGTCCTGTCGAGCTTCAGCATCGCGCGCACCCGCGACGCCTCCTGGGGCACGGCGCTGACGCTGTGGCAGCAGCGCACCCTCAAGCCGGTCTACCGGACCACCCTGGCGGCGGTGGCCACCGACGTCGCGCTGGTCGGCGCCGCGCTGCTCACCCCGGTCGTGCCGCCGCCCGCCTGATCACCGGGTCGCCGCGACACGACGGCGGAGCGGCCGTCGGGATCGCGGTGCCCGCGCTCAGCAGCCCCGCCGGCTCAGGAGCCCCACCACGAGAAGTCGGTGCCCGGCTCGACCGGTGGCCGGGCGGCGCGGTCCCGCACCGCGGCCACCGCCTCGTCCACGGTCTGGCACAGG
Coding sequences:
- a CDS encoding DUF5995 family protein produces the protein MTHAPAQIPASVEQVVQRMKTIDEQLDPCDGVACFNRMYLRVTELVGQHIVEGFFEDPVFLERMDVLFAGLYFKAVDAAVAGEEPPVPWKPLFDARDDRTVWPLQFALAGMNAHINHDLALAVIATCQERGTTPLTKPVHADYLRVNELLSRAEAEVRAEYEPQLLSLATADAEQLKHVLSSFSIARTRDASWGTALTLWQQRTLKPVYRTTLAAVATDVALVGAALLTPVVPPPA